In the genome of Ctenopharyngodon idella isolate HZGC_01 chromosome 19, HZGC01, whole genome shotgun sequence, one region contains:
- the psmb9a gene encoding proteasome subunit beta type-9: MQGSNCDYGGSKGLKMGTTIIAIEFDGGVVLGSDSRVSAGASVVNRVMNKLSPLHDKIYCALSGSAADAQTIAEIVNYQLDVHSIEVDEDPLVCSAATLVKNISYKYKEELSAHLIVGGWDKKEGGQVYATLNGLLTRQPFAVGGSGSFYIYGFVDAEYRPGMTRQESQEFVINSLTLAMSRDGSSGGVAYLVTIDSEGVEEKCVLGNQLPTFYDPDIMEPAKAAKV, translated from the exons ATGCAAGGGAGTAATTGCGACTATGGCGGGTCCAAAGGACTCAAAATGGGA ACGACAATAATAGCCATAGAGTTCGATGGTGGAGTAGTGCTTGGTTCCGACTCTAGAGTTTCTGCAGG GGCCTCGGTGGTGAATCGTGTGATGAACAAGCTCTCCCCCCTCCATGACAAGATCTACTGTGCTCTGTCTGGATCAGCAGCGGATGCTCAAACCATTGCTGAAATAGTCAACTACCAACTGGATGTTCACAG CATTGAGGTGGATGAGGACCCCTTGGTGTGCTCAGCAGCAActcttgttaaaaacatctcTTACAAATACAAAGAAGAACTTTCTGCTCATCTCATTGTGGGTGGATGGGACAAGAAAGAAGGGGGACAG GTCTACGCAACCCTTAATGGGCTACTTACCAGACAGCCGTTTGCAGTGGGTGGATCTGGAAGTTTCTATATCTATGGCTTTGTGGATGCTGAATACAGACCAGGCATGACCAGACAGGAGAGCCAAGAGTTTGTGATCAACA GTCTGACGCTGGCAATGAGCAGAGATGGTTCCAGTGGGGGTGTGGCTTATCTTGTTACCATTGACAGTGAAGGCGTGGAAGAGAAATGTGTTCTGGGAAACCAGCTTCCTACATTCTATGATCCAGATATAATGGAGCCAGCCAAGGCAGCAAAAGTGTGA
- the tap2a gene encoding antigen peptide transporter 2a isoform X1 encodes MEFKMHHAKALLVDLAISCVLHYSTSTLLKNNSSVFLLSHLWFVAGVKWVSLRCFLLSSWKDVSVRRCVAVTCLMCPVYESVLSLLMNTQPEYWSGSLSCPGKTITSTAATLIACLFWEVSFPDTKRKAESSECAETKQRNRALFMRVVRYSKPDAPLLSGAFVFLSLAVICDMCIPYYTGKVIDILGEHYQPNSFMSAIFLMGLLSLGSSLSSGLRGGLFMCTLSRLNKRVRLMLFNSLVNQEIGFFEDKKTGDLTSRLSVDTKLMSQSVAMNVNILLRSLIKSVGVLYLMVSLSWKLTLVTFIEAPLIAITQKIYNTHYEQLSKEVQDSVARANETAGEAVAGVRTVRSFRMESSEACRYDERLTDTHNLKTRRDTVRAVYLLVRRLMSLGIQVLMMYYGRQLIKSGCMSTGNLVSFILYQGDLGSYIGSLVYMYSNMLNSVGAAAKVFEYLDRKPLVGMDGSLHPETLTGKVHFKNLNFFYPTRPDQPALKNFSLELKPGQMTALVGMSGGGKSTCVSLLERFYQPQQGQILLDGQPLQNYQHKYLHQKVAMVGQDPVLFSGSIRDNIAYGLTDCDQKKVEDAAKEANAHDFISRLEKKYDTDVGERGCLLSGGQKQRIAIARALIRQPQVLILDEVTSSLDTESERMVQDALARRPNQTLLVIAHRLKTIERADQIIVIDKGEVVEQGTHQELMEKKGNYYKLRERLFTAEKEADEEEAKQE; translated from the exons ATGGAGTTCAAAATGCATCATGCTAAAGCGCTGCTCGTGGACCTGGCGATAAGCTGTGTGCTACATTACAGCACAAGTACATTGTTAAAGAATAACAGCAGTGTATTTCTCTTGTCTCATCTCTGGTTCGTGGCTGGTGTGAAGTGGGTAAGTCTCAGGTGTTTTCTGCTAAGCAGCTGGAAAGATGTGTCCGTGCGGCGTTGTGTGGCGGTGACATGCTTGATGTGTCCGGTTTATGAAAGCGTACTGTCGCTCCTCATGAACACTCAGCCGGAGTACTGGAGCGGGTCTTTGTCTTGCCCTGGAAAAACTATTACTTCTACAGCTGCAACACTTATAGCGTGTTTGTTCTGGGAAGTAAGTTTTCCCGACACAAAAAGGAAAGCGGAAAGTTCAGAATGCGCGGAGACGAAACAGAGAAACCGGGCGCTCTTCATGCGAGTGGTCCGTTATTCCAAGCCCGACGCCCCCTTACTGAGTGGAGCTTTTGTGTTTCTTTCACTTGCTGTCATAT gtgACATGTGCATTCCATATTACACGGGAAAGGTCATAGACATCCTGGGAGAACATTACCAACCAAACAGCTTCATGTCAGCAATCTTTCTCATGGGTCTCCTCTCACTGGGCAG CTCTTTGTCCTCTGGGTTGCGTGGAGGTCTCTTCATGTGCACTCTGTCCAGACTGAACAAGAGAGTTCGTCTTATGCTCTTTAATTCTTTGGTCAATCAGGAGATAGGATTTTTTGAGGATAAAAAGACAG GGGACTTGACATCACGTCTGTCTGTCGACACCAAGCTAATGAGCCAATCAGTGGCAATGAACGTGAACATCCTCCTCCGCAGCTTAATCAAAAGTGTTGGCGTCCTGTATCTGATGGTCAGCCTGTCCTGGAAACTCACGCTGGTCACTTTCATCGAAGCTCCTCTGATTGCCATCACTCAAAAGATCTACAACACACACTATGAG CAATTATCAAAAGAAGTTCAGGACTCGGTAGCCAGAGCCAATGAGACAGCAGGAGAAGCGGTTGCCGGGGTGAGGACTGTACGCAGTTTCCGCATGGAATCTAGTGAAGCCTGTCGTTATGACGAACGTTTGACTGACACTCACAACCTGAAGACTCGAAGAGATACAGTGAGGGCTGTCTACCTATTAGTGCGACGG CTGATGTCGTTAGGAATTCAAGTTCTGATGATGTATTATGGTCGTCAGCTCATCAAATCAGGCTGCATGAGTACAGGCAACCTTGTGTCCTTCATCCTCTACCAGGGTGACCTGGGATCATACATTGGG TCTCTTGTCTACATGTATTCTAACATGCTAAACTCTGTGGGAGCGGCTGCTAAAGTTTTTGAGTACCTGGACAGAAAGCCACTGGTGGGTATGGATGGAAGTCTTCATCCTGAAACCTTGACTGGCAAAGTCCACTTCAAAAACCTCAACTTCTTCTATCCAACTCGACCTGATCAACCAGCCCTCAAG AACTTCTCTCTGGAGTTGAAGCCGGGTCAGATGACGGCTCTGGTGGGAATGTCAGGTGGGGGGAAGAGCACCTGTGTGAGTCTTCTGGAGAGGTTCTACCAGCCTCAGCAGGGACAGATTCTGTTAGATGGACAACCACTGCAAAACTACCAACATAAATATTTGCACCAGAAG GTGGCCATGGTAGGTCAGGACCCTGTGCTTTTTTCTGGCTCCATCAGGGACAACATAGCTTACGGTTTGACTGATTGTGATCAGAAAAAGGTGGAGGATGCAGCCAAAGAAGCCAATGCCCATGATTTCATCagtcgactagaaaaaaaatatgatacaG ATGTTGGAGAGCGTGGCTGTCTTCTCTCTGGTGGTCAGAAGCAGCGCATTGCTATCGCCAGAGCTTTAATCAGACAACCTCAGGTGCTCATACTGGATGAGGTGACCAGCAGCCTGGACACTGAGAGCGAACGCATG gtTCAAGATGCTCTGGCCCGTCGTCCCAACCAGACCTTGCTGGTGATCGCACATAGGCTGAAAACAATTGAAAGGGCAGACCAGATCATTGTGATTGACAAAGGGGAGGTTGTGGAGCAAGGGACGCACCAGGAACTGATGGAGAAGAAAGGCAATTACTATAAACTGAGAGAGAGGCTCTTCACTGCGGAAAAAGAAGCTGATGAGGAGGAGGCCAAACAGGAATGA
- the tap2a gene encoding antigen peptide transporter 2a isoform X2, which translates to MEFKMHHAKALLVDLAISCVLHYSTSTLLKNNSSVFLLSHLWFVAGVKWVSLRCFLLSSWKDVSVRRCVAVTCLMCPVYESVLSLLMNTQPEYWSGSLSCPGKTITSTAATLIACLFWEVSFPDTKRKAESSECAETKQRNRALFMRVVRYSKPDAPLLSGAFVFLSLAVICDMCIPYYTGKVIDILGEHYQPNSFMSAIFLMGLLSLGSSLSSGLRGGLFMCTLSRLNKRVRLMLFNSLVNQEIGFFEDKKTGDLTSRLSVDTKLMSQSVAMNVNILLRSLIKSVGVLYLMVSLSWKLTLVTFIEAPLIAITQKIYNTHYEQLSKEVQDSVARANETAGEAVAGVRTVRSFRMESSEACRYDERLTDTHNLKTRRDTVRAVYLLVRRSLVYMYSNMLNSVGAAAKVFEYLDRKPLVGMDGSLHPETLTGKVHFKNLNFFYPTRPDQPALKNFSLELKPGQMTALVGMSGGGKSTCVSLLERFYQPQQGQILLDGQPLQNYQHKYLHQKVAMVGQDPVLFSGSIRDNIAYGLTDCDQKKVEDAAKEANAHDFISRLEKKYDTDVGERGCLLSGGQKQRIAIARALIRQPQVLILDEVTSSLDTESERMVQDALARRPNQTLLVIAHRLKTIERADQIIVIDKGEVVEQGTHQELMEKKGNYYKLRERLFTAEKEADEEEAKQE; encoded by the exons ATGGAGTTCAAAATGCATCATGCTAAAGCGCTGCTCGTGGACCTGGCGATAAGCTGTGTGCTACATTACAGCACAAGTACATTGTTAAAGAATAACAGCAGTGTATTTCTCTTGTCTCATCTCTGGTTCGTGGCTGGTGTGAAGTGGGTAAGTCTCAGGTGTTTTCTGCTAAGCAGCTGGAAAGATGTGTCCGTGCGGCGTTGTGTGGCGGTGACATGCTTGATGTGTCCGGTTTATGAAAGCGTACTGTCGCTCCTCATGAACACTCAGCCGGAGTACTGGAGCGGGTCTTTGTCTTGCCCTGGAAAAACTATTACTTCTACAGCTGCAACACTTATAGCGTGTTTGTTCTGGGAAGTAAGTTTTCCCGACACAAAAAGGAAAGCGGAAAGTTCAGAATGCGCGGAGACGAAACAGAGAAACCGGGCGCTCTTCATGCGAGTGGTCCGTTATTCCAAGCCCGACGCCCCCTTACTGAGTGGAGCTTTTGTGTTTCTTTCACTTGCTGTCATAT gtgACATGTGCATTCCATATTACACGGGAAAGGTCATAGACATCCTGGGAGAACATTACCAACCAAACAGCTTCATGTCAGCAATCTTTCTCATGGGTCTCCTCTCACTGGGCAG CTCTTTGTCCTCTGGGTTGCGTGGAGGTCTCTTCATGTGCACTCTGTCCAGACTGAACAAGAGAGTTCGTCTTATGCTCTTTAATTCTTTGGTCAATCAGGAGATAGGATTTTTTGAGGATAAAAAGACAG GGGACTTGACATCACGTCTGTCTGTCGACACCAAGCTAATGAGCCAATCAGTGGCAATGAACGTGAACATCCTCCTCCGCAGCTTAATCAAAAGTGTTGGCGTCCTGTATCTGATGGTCAGCCTGTCCTGGAAACTCACGCTGGTCACTTTCATCGAAGCTCCTCTGATTGCCATCACTCAAAAGATCTACAACACACACTATGAG CAATTATCAAAAGAAGTTCAGGACTCGGTAGCCAGAGCCAATGAGACAGCAGGAGAAGCGGTTGCCGGGGTGAGGACTGTACGCAGTTTCCGCATGGAATCTAGTGAAGCCTGTCGTTATGACGAACGTTTGACTGACACTCACAACCTGAAGACTCGAAGAGATACAGTGAGGGCTGTCTACCTATTAGTGCGACGG TCTCTTGTCTACATGTATTCTAACATGCTAAACTCTGTGGGAGCGGCTGCTAAAGTTTTTGAGTACCTGGACAGAAAGCCACTGGTGGGTATGGATGGAAGTCTTCATCCTGAAACCTTGACTGGCAAAGTCCACTTCAAAAACCTCAACTTCTTCTATCCAACTCGACCTGATCAACCAGCCCTCAAG AACTTCTCTCTGGAGTTGAAGCCGGGTCAGATGACGGCTCTGGTGGGAATGTCAGGTGGGGGGAAGAGCACCTGTGTGAGTCTTCTGGAGAGGTTCTACCAGCCTCAGCAGGGACAGATTCTGTTAGATGGACAACCACTGCAAAACTACCAACATAAATATTTGCACCAGAAG GTGGCCATGGTAGGTCAGGACCCTGTGCTTTTTTCTGGCTCCATCAGGGACAACATAGCTTACGGTTTGACTGATTGTGATCAGAAAAAGGTGGAGGATGCAGCCAAAGAAGCCAATGCCCATGATTTCATCagtcgactagaaaaaaaatatgatacaG ATGTTGGAGAGCGTGGCTGTCTTCTCTCTGGTGGTCAGAAGCAGCGCATTGCTATCGCCAGAGCTTTAATCAGACAACCTCAGGTGCTCATACTGGATGAGGTGACCAGCAGCCTGGACACTGAGAGCGAACGCATG gtTCAAGATGCTCTGGCCCGTCGTCCCAACCAGACCTTGCTGGTGATCGCACATAGGCTGAAAACAATTGAAAGGGCAGACCAGATCATTGTGATTGACAAAGGGGAGGTTGTGGAGCAAGGGACGCACCAGGAACTGATGGAGAAGAAAGGCAATTACTATAAACTGAGAGAGAGGCTCTTCACTGCGGAAAAAGAAGCTGATGAGGAGGAGGCCAAACAGGAATGA
- the LOC127501183 gene encoding major histocompatibility complex class I-related gene protein-like isoform X1, whose product MQSVILLVVALHVASGAIHSWKAYYTGTTGLSEFPEFVALNLIDDQLMGYFDSNTNRFKSQFKWMEDNLGKNYDEQETNTLQGYPAAFKNNIKVVMERFNQTQGVHTFQEMYGCEWDDQTRATNGFIQDGYDGEDFLSLDLKEMRWISPVQQGFITVQKWNKDSAYIESDKNYFSSVCIEWLKKYLEYGKSSLQKTVSPQVSLLQKDPSSPVTCHATGFYPSGVTITWMKNGQEHHEDVDLGELLPNEDGTFQKTSTIRVTPDEWKKNEFSCVVEHQGKTVTEDKIRTNNGESVSIGIIVGALAAVVLLIIIAVAGYVVYKKKQGFKPVSGSDDGSNSSAQAVPQA is encoded by the exons atgcAGTCTGTAATTCTACTGGTCGTCGCTCTACATGTTGCTAGTGGTG CAATCCACAGCTGGAAAGCCTATTACACTGGAACAACTGGCTTGAGTGAGTTTCCAGAGTTTGTTGCACTGAATCTCATTGATGATCAGTTGATGGGATATTTCGACAGCAATACCAACCGCTTTAAGAGCCAATTTAAATGGATGGAAGACAATCTTGGGAAAAATTATGATGAGCAAGAGACTAACACTCTTCAGGGCTACCCTGCAGCATTCAAGAACAATATTAAAGTTGTTATGGAGCGCTTCAACCAAACCCAAG GTGTGCACACATTCCAGGAAATGTACGGCTGTGAATGGGATGATCAGACTCGAGCAACAAATGGTTTCATCCAGGACGGTTATGATGGAGAGGACTTTCTGTCTCTGGATTTGAAGGAGATGAGATGGATTTCCCCAGTGCAGCAAGGATTCATCACTGTACAGAAGTGGAACAAAGACAGTGCCTATATTGAGAGTGATAAAAATTATTTCAGCAGCGTGTGCATTGAGTGGCTGAAGAAGTATCTGGAGTATGGAAAGAGCAGCCTGCAGAAAACAG tCTCTCCTCAGGTGTCTCTGTTGCAGAAGGATCCCTCCTCTCCAGTGACATGTCATGCTACAGGATTTTACCCCAGTGGAGTAACAATCACCTGGATGAAAAATGGACAAGAGCATCATGAGGATGTGGATCTTGGTGAACTTCTTCCTAATGAGGACGGAACCTTCCAGAAGACGAGCACCATCAGAGTTACACCTGATGAGTGGAAGAAGAACGAGTTCAGCTGTGTGGTGGAACATCAGGGCAAGACTGTGACAGAGGATAAGATCAGGACTAACAATG GAGAGTCTGTTTCCATTGGCATCATTGTTGGAGCTCTTGCTGCTGTCGTCCTGTTGATTATCATTGCTGTCGCTGGGTATGTGGTGTATAAGAAGAAACAAG GCTTTAAACCTGTCAGTG gCTCTGATGATGGTTCAAACAGCTCAGCTCAAGCAGTTCCACAAGCATAA